From Chlamydia avium 10DC88:
CAGGAGGCTTTTTCCCTGTTTTTATGCTAATTAGTTCTAAGGCAAATTCAAAATCTGTCCCCAATCCTCCAGTTACGAATATAGCTAAGTCTACGTGAAAGTGTTCTTGACGTTGAATGAGAGCAGAGAGACGGTAGGTCATTTTTGCCTGAACTGCACGGTTAGGTTGTTGTTGAGTAGAGGAAGATTCAAAATCTATTGTGTTCCCACAGGAAAGTATTTGAAGTTCTTGAGCTACTTCGTTGCCAATGGCCATAGCTCCCGGACCTCCCCCTGTCATAATAGCTAGGGGAGTACCTAGAGGAAATCCAGGAGGAGAGTAAGTTTGCATTAGGTTTTTTAATCCTTGTAAAAGAATTAGTAGGTCTTGTTTATAGCCTTCAGAAATAAGGCAAGAACCATGAATACCGACAAAATATGCCGAACAAAATTCCTGAATGCGTTTTATGGGAACAAACATTCCTGAATCTTTTCCTCGACGTTTTACATACTGTAAAACTTGATTTGATTTTGTATCTGCCCAAAATACAGAGATTCCTGCAAAGTATAAATCCATCAATAAAGAACGGTCATTATCAGAGAAATATTCTCCGTAAGAATAGGAGGGAATTTGAAAGTAGATGTGTTTGAGACAAAAGTTTACATAGTAAGAGAGGAGCATGCCTTTTAGGGAGGACGAAGGGAAGTACCTAGAGAAAAGCACGCCTTGGCTGGTAATGTGTCCTGTTTCCATAGCTTTAAGGAAAGGGAAACAGGGTTGTGCCTCTACATATGTTTCTAGGTTTTTTGGTGGAGAGTCGTGGTCATAGAATGCATCTTCTGATCCTACAATCCAGGAATCTGCAGATAGATGGAGAATTTCACTTCCTTTAGAGATGAAGGTAGCTGCTTTTTCTTTTTTCCCGGTAGGGTTTTGAAAATATCAAAAATACAGGCATCAGATTCTAGGGATGACTGTAATAGATCTCGATAGCAAAAGAAAGAGTGTTCTTTATAGGGTTCTATGGTAAAGAATTCCAAAGGGATTTTTTCTATAGGAGAAGCACTATCTCCATATAGTTCATAAATATCCCCAGATTCTTTTGTTGTTGGTTCTAAAATATTTGCTGCTGTATGAGTGACCCCTGGGGGTAGGAGGTTATTTACGACTCGAGCAAAGACAGTACGGACGTATAATGGTTCTGTTTTTATAAGTAAGATACGGTTATTTATCAGATTTTTTTCTTTATCTACCTTATGTTGGTATAAGGAAAGGAAATTACGTATTCTTAAATTGGGCTGGCCTAGAGCTTTCCCTACTAGGGGGAGAAGTCCATAAATTTTATGATCGTATTGGATAACTCCTGGAAGAGTAGGAAGGAAGACCACGAGACGATCATCGATAATATCTAGAGAGATCAGGTGCTCTAATTTTTCCCCGAAACAGAGTAAAGGGGACCCTTGATGATCTGTATGTTTGAGCATTCTTTCTAGGTATTTTATAGAACGTACTAACCTGCGATCATCGGCAGCAAAGAGTTTCGCGACGTAATCTCCGGGTGATAGTAGGGTGAGCATAACAGAGGCAATAGGATCATGACTACTGAGATTCAAAGAAACACGGGCACGTCGTTGTGTCTTGCTTAAATCAATTTCAATGGCTTTGGCATCTACCCCGAGTTGTGCTAGAGAACTTTTTAAGTTGAGTTGTAAGCAATGCTTAGGTAAACGAAATCCCAAGAAGTACTCAGGGATATTTAGGATTTCTATTTCTCCTTCATAGATAGTAGGAGAGATCATACGGAGGGGAGAAGTAAGGTAGCCATCAGGAGAAATAGCATCGTGGTTTCTATGAAATAGATGATTCATGCTTTAAAGGTGGTTTTGTAGTCAGAAGGCTTTGTTTTAAATAAAAAAGGTTTTTAAGAAAACGGAAAGAAATATCTTTGCGATTGAGAATTATTTTTCTCTGCATACAATGGAGGGTTTTTAACAGGGATGGAAAATATGCGAATTCCGAGAAGCGTTGGTACACACGACGGTTCTTTTCATGCTGACGAGGTTACAGCATGTGCGTTGCTTATTTTGTTCAATCTTATTGATGAAGACAAAGTTGTCCGTACGCGAAGTCCAGAGAAACTTGCAGAATGTGAGTATGTTTGTGATGTCGGAGGCGTCTATTCTATAGAAGATAAAAGATTTGATCATCATCAAGTTTCTTACGAAGGTCCTTGGAGTAGCGCAGGGATGATTTTAGATTATCTTAAGAGATTAGAGTTAATTGATACAGAAGAATACCAATTTCTGAATCATTCTTTAATTCATGGTATCGATGAGCAAGATAATGGGCGATTTTTTTCTAAAGAAGGCTTTTGTTCTTTTTCCGATATTATTAAAATCTACAACTCTGAAGAAGGGAAGGATTCTTCAGATGCGGATTTTTTTTTCGCTTTAAGATTTGCTCTAGATTTGCTTAAGCGTTTGAGGAGTAAATTTCGTTATGACCGTATGTGTAGAGATGCTGTACGTTCTGCTATGGAAAAAGACGACTTTTGCTTGTACTTTGATCGTCCTTTAGCATGGCAAGAAAATTTCTTTTTCCTAGGGGGAGAGAACCATCCTGCAGCTTTTGTATGTTTTCCTACATGTGGTCAGTGGATACTTCGTGGAATTCCTCCCACTTTGGAAAGACGTATGGAAGTTCGCGTGCCCTTTCCAGAGAGTTGGGCAGGATTATTAGGAAAAGAGCTAGAAGAAGTAAGTGGGCTTCCGGGGGCAATTTTTTGCCATAAAGGTTTATTCTTATCTGTTTGGGATAGTCAAGACCATTGCCGGCGTGCTTTACAATGGGTATTGGAACATCGGGGATTAGTATGACCATTTTTGAAAAGATCATTGCAGGTACTGTTGAATGTGATAAGGTATTTGAAAATGAAAACTTTATTGTGATTAAAGATCTCTTTCCTCAAGCAGCTGTTCATTTATTGATCATTCCCAAAAAACATATTAAGAGATTACAAGATATGCAAGAGGATGACTTTACTTTGCTTGCTGAGGCAGGAAGGATTATTCAGCAATTAGCTGAAGAATTTTCCATTGCTGATGGGTATCGTGTTGTGATTAATAATGGTATCGAAGGAGGGCAGAGCGTATTCCATTTACATATTCATCTTTTAGGAGGAAGTTCCTTAGGGGCTATAGCATAGTTTTTTTATGTTTTTATAGTCCTGTTGTGCAGGGATCGGATTCTTTGCGACAGCAGTTACTAATTCGGAATTTTTCTGTAGCTATACAAGAAGCCAAAGGATTATTGTCTTCCTCAGACTATTCTCTTGATCAAGCACGGTTAGCTTTACGAGTTTTGGTTCAGGGAAAAGAGTATTCCTCTTGGCGTAGTTCGTTTATTGGTTGTCAACAGCGCTATCCTCAATTATCTCGGGATCGTGATGTTCTGGAAGATTTTGCTCAACAGATTCTTATTGATGGCATTCGTCATCCTTCCATGACAGTACGTGCTTTAAGTGTATTGGCTATGGGATTAGCTCGAGATTTCCGTTTAACGCCTTGGATTGTTTCTAGTCTTTATGATGATAGTGTTATTGTTCGTACACTAGCTTTACAGGTTGCATTGCATTATGGATCTAAGGATTTAAAAGATGCTGTTTCTTATGTAGCACGCTATGATGATGCCATGCAGGTACGTATTATGGCATATCATGTTGCTGCTATGCTGGATATAGAGGAATTATTTCCTTATCTTCAGGAACAGTCCAAGAATTCTCTTATTGATGGAGAAGAACGTCGTGCTGCTTGGCAGGCTTCTTTACGGTTTCCTTCACAGAAAATCATGCTAACAACTGTACAAAGTGATATCGATCATGCAGTATTTGCATGTAAACTTTTTCTTGAAGGTAAAGAGGAGTGCGAAGAAAGCACTTTGCAAAATCTTTTAGCTATTCCTTATCCTGAAGTTCAGGAAATGGCTCTTCGTATTGTATTGTCTTGTGGAAGGGATATGAGTTGTTCTTCTCCATATATTGCTTCTCAAGTACGTAATATTGCAGTGAATTCCCCCATACCAAAAGTAAGTTTACAAGCTGCAGCTATCTTATATCTTCAAGGAGATCCTTTAGGTGAGGAGCTTTTAACCACAGGATTGCTATCTCCATATGCATCTATTTGTGAAGCAGCTTCTGCATCTATATGTTCTTTAGGAATTCGAGGGAAGGAGTTGGCTAATAAGTATCTTGACACTGTGGTTTCTAGGAAAGCTGCTGCTAATTTAGCTATTTTACTTCTTGTAAGTCGAGAGAATGTGGAAAAAGCAGGAGACGTGATTGCTGATTTTATTTCTGATCCAGAGATATGTTGGGCAGTGGAACATTTTCTTTTTGATTCTCCCTGGTTAATACAGGCATCTCCTCCAGGATATGCTGATATGGTGAAAAGTGAAATCGTAAGAAAGTTAATTCGTTTACTATCGGTAGCCCGATATAGCAAGGTTAAACAAGTAACTCGAGATTTTTTTGCCGAAAGGCAACACCAGGGCTGGAGTTTTTTCTCTGGTCTCTTTTGGGAAGAGGGGGACGAATATACCCCAGATACTTGGAGCTTGGATGAGAATTTTGCTACGCAATTAGAAGCAACGCTTTCTGTGTTGTGTAGGGAAAAAACATCATCTTCTTTGCAAAAAGCCATAGGTTTATATCCTAAAAGTAGTTGGCAAGATAAGCTAACTATTTTAGAAGCCATTGCTTTTTCAGAGAATTTGAATGCAATTGATTTCCTTATAGATTGTTGTTATTTTGAGACCCCCTCACTACGGTCTGCAGCTGCGGGGGCATTGCTTGCTTTATTTAAGTAAGGTTGCGTTCGTATGCGGATCTGTCATAGGATTTTCTTGTAGGTTTTTTTTATACTGTTGGATGTCTTCAATCAATAATGAAAGCAGACGCTCTTGTTCTTCTTTGGAAACACGAGACTTGAAATATTCCCCTAGGGTGGCTAGAGTTTCATCTAAGAACTGTATTAAGTAAGCAATATTTTTTTTTAAATAGTTTTTGTAGATTTTTTTAAGACTTTTATAAAGCATAATTATTTGTTTGTTTTCTTTTTTTTAAATTGTTTCTATATTTGTTTCTTTTTAATCAAGGTGGATTTTGGTTGTTTTTAAAAATTGCTTATTCTATTCTTGAGTAGAGGACTGTGGTATTAAGGCACTTAGAGATGTCTAGTTTTTTTTTGATTAAGCTTCTGTCGATTCAGTTCTTTCTGAGCTACCGTTATTCAGGTCGCTATCTCCATCATCACGCCTAACTTTTTCACACAAAATTGTTTGTTACTATTGCATGTCACCTGCTTCCTTGCAGAGGCACGGTTGGCTATGGGATAAATTTTTAAGTTAGGATTTTTACGATGGATTTTGGATTGTTTTTGTTTTGTTTATTTAGTGTTCAGGCCTTATGCCTATTTGTAGGAAGGAAATCTAGTTCTTCTACAGAAGATAGAGAGGGATATTTTTTAGCTGGACGTAGTTTAAAAATGCTTCCTTTAACCATGACTTTTATTGCTACTCAAATTGGGGGAGGAGTCCTTCTTGGAGCTGCAGAGGAGGCTGCACACTATGGTTACGGGGTGATTT
This genomic window contains:
- a CDS encoding HEAT repeat domain-containing protein, giving the protein MRQQLLIRNFSVAIQEAKGLLSSSDYSLDQARLALRVLVQGKEYSSWRSSFIGCQQRYPQLSRDRDVLEDFAQQILIDGIRHPSMTVRALSVLAMGLARDFRLTPWIVSSLYDDSVIVRTLALQVALHYGSKDLKDAVSYVARYDDAMQVRIMAYHVAAMLDIEELFPYLQEQSKNSLIDGEERRAAWQASLRFPSQKIMLTTVQSDIDHAVFACKLFLEGKEECEESTLQNLLAIPYPEVQEMALRIVLSCGRDMSCSSPYIASQVRNIAVNSPIPKVSLQAAAILYLQGDPLGEELLTTGLLSPYASICEAASASICSLGIRGKELANKYLDTVVSRKAAANLAILLLVSRENVEKAGDVIADFISDPEICWAVEHFLFDSPWLIQASPPGYADMVKSEIVRKLIRLLSVARYSKVKQVTRDFFAERQHQGWSFFSGLFWEEGDEYTPDTWSLDENFATQLEATLSVLCREKTSSSLQKAIGLYPKSSWQDKLTILEAIAFSENLNAIDFLIDCCYFETPSLRSAAAGALLALFK
- a CDS encoding MYG1 family protein encodes the protein MRIPRSVGTHDGSFHADEVTACALLILFNLIDEDKVVRTRSPEKLAECEYVCDVGGVYSIEDKRFDHHQVSYEGPWSSAGMILDYLKRLELIDTEEYQFLNHSLIHGIDEQDNGRFFSKEGFCSFSDIIKIYNSEEGKDSSDADFFFALRFALDLLKRLRSKFRYDRMCRDAVRSAMEKDDFCLYFDRPLAWQENFFFLGGENHPAAFVCFPTCGQWILRGIPPTLERRMEVRVPFPESWAGLLGKELEEVSGLPGAIFCHKGLFLSVWDSQDHCRRALQWVLEHRGLV
- a CDS encoding histidine triad nucleotide-binding protein, with the protein product MTIFEKIIAGTVECDKVFENENFIVIKDLFPQAAVHLLIIPKKHIKRLQDMQEDDFTLLAEAGRIIQQLAEEFSIADGYRVVINNGIEGGQSVFHLHIHLLGGSSLGAIA